A single region of the Candidatus Marsarchaeota archaeon genome encodes:
- a CDS encoding D-aminoacyl-tRNA deacylase has translation MQIVYTTTDTVSMNAGSYLESKRQNNDSIKITVTDTSLLDFSCDANAKDPIIFLSKHVSSKNIRSFTVHSEGNWASEAKLGGKPNELSTAAPIPMFSVLKRMKSAAPKDMNVTYEATHHGPLLNVPSFFAEVGGDETTIKNKELAEFLADSVLEAIENPESPRKVVVGIGGNHYASKFTKLAIENDYAFSHIMPRYYVSETNVLRQAFERSVPKAESAVIEWKTLNSAERLNVLNELKKLGIEYEKT, from the coding sequence ATGCAAATAGTATACACGACCACTGATACAGTGTCAATGAACGCAGGTTCATATTTGGAATCCAAGCGCCAAAATAATGACAGCATCAAAATCACCGTTACAGATACATCGCTGCTGGATTTTAGCTGCGATGCCAATGCCAAAGACCCTATAATATTTTTAAGCAAGCACGTGAGCAGCAAGAACATACGCTCCTTCACTGTTCATTCTGAAGGAAACTGGGCTAGCGAGGCGAAGCTTGGCGGGAAGCCTAACGAGTTAAGCACAGCCGCTCCAATACCAATGTTCAGTGTACTGAAGCGCATGAAATCTGCAGCCCCAAAAGACATGAATGTAACTTATGAAGCCACACATCATGGCCCATTGCTAAATGTTCCGTCTTTTTTCGCAGAAGTAGGCGGCGATGAAACCACTATAAAAAACAAAGAGCTGGCAGAGTTTCTTGCAGACTCGGTATTGGAAGCGATAGAGAATCCAGAGAGCCCAAGGAAGGTCGTTGTAGGGATTGGGGGTAATCACTATGCATCAAAATTCACAAAGCTTGCAATAGAAAACGATTATGCGTTTTCTCATATAATGCCGCGTTACTACGTAAGCGAAACAAACGTTCTGCGACAGGCATTTGAAAGATCCGTACCTAAAGCAGAATCCGCAGTAATAGAATGGAAAACATTAAATTCTGCGGAAAGGCTAAATGTATTAAACGAATTAAAAAAACTTGGAATCGAGTATGAAAAGACTTAA
- a CDS encoding RNHCP domain-containing protein, with amino-acid sequence MAKKFSRRIENFKCIVCGYEATGNGYTDHCPNCLHSLHVDINPGDRLNKCRGIMKPIRVSIDRRGAYWIDYLCLSCKKQKTVVAAANDNKEALKKLAF; translated from the coding sequence ATGGCTAAAAAATTTTCGCGCAGGATTGAAAACTTCAAATGCATTGTTTGTGGGTATGAGGCAACAGGGAATGGTTATACCGACCATTGCCCTAATTGCCTGCACAGCCTGCACGTAGATATAAACCCAGGCGACAGGCTAAACAAATGCAGGGGTATTATGAAGCCCATTAGGGTAAGCATTGACAGGAGAGGAGCGTACTGGATAGACTATTTATGCCTCTCGTGCAAAAAGCAAAAAACAGTGGTTGCTGCAGCAAACGACAACAAAGAAGCACTCAAGAAACTCGCTTTTTAA
- the ndhC gene encoding NADH-quinone oxidoreductase subunit A, with translation MLYNYIAIVLFALLGISIPAGFLFASKLLRRAANLNDVKTAPYESGEKSIGSSRDMDVEYFPFLMLFLPFEVIAILTLLWALVSKTDGRYLGIYFFIMLIAASALSIIGYKLIGGHDE, from the coding sequence ATGCTTTATAATTATATAGCTATTGTGCTTTTTGCACTCCTTGGCATATCCATACCTGCAGGATTCCTTTTTGCATCAAAGCTTTTGCGCAGGGCGGCAAATCTAAACGACGTAAAAACCGCGCCTTATGAAAGCGGCGAAAAGTCGATAGGCTCCAGCAGGGACATGGATGTGGAATATTTCCCGTTTCTGATGCTTTTCCTGCCTTTTGAGGTAATTGCCATTCTCACATTGTTATGGGCTCTGGTTTCTAAAACTGATGGCAGGTATTTGGGCATTTATTTCTTCATAATGCTTATAGCTGCATCAGCTTTATCGATAATAGGGTATAAGCTAATAGGTGGGCATGATGAGTGA